A single region of the Brassica napus cultivar Da-Ae unplaced genomic scaffold, Da-Ae ScsIHWf_3069;HRSCAF=3880, whole genome shotgun sequence genome encodes:
- the LOC125603022 gene encoding F-box protein AUF1-like, which translates to MDAFDAIPDPVVIDILNKVRDVKTLIRCRSVSKRFNSLATESGSLLLQLDQIGESDSEKDSTITSFFRSLFKSVNGLFPIFSKPAKPARILTPVQILAGFNRIRNLDVEFDGGDFKLEKGAAVKWKAEFGESLKSCVIVAFRSATVNTSAIDGDAETDSEFVSSLKTRVVWTISALMAASTRHYQMRDLVKEHKEMEKLTVRDRDGEGTVVMDAAGMKEYRETEARGDEKVSRERTVVPNVRMSMRNAPSLKLESGICLEAATLVVVRLPSGVASDADDAELATGAFGDCMYGEAVAALLKRRRNVLEMNSF; encoded by the coding sequence ATGGATGCTTTTGATGCGATTCCTGATCCTGTGGTCATCGACATTCTGAACAAAGTCCGTGACGTCAAAACGCTGATACGATGTCGTTCCGTCTCGAAACGATTCAACTCGCTGGCCACTGAGTCAGGCTCGCTCCTTCTCCAACTCGATCAGATCGGAGAATCCGACTCCGAGAAAGATTCAACGATCACCAGCTTCTTCCGTTCACTGTTCAAATCCGTCAACGGTCTCTTCCCAATCTTCTCCAAACCCGCTAAACCGGCAAGAATCCTGACTCCGGTTCAGATTCTCGCCGGGTTTAACCGGATCCGGAACCTGGATGTGGAGTTTGACGGCGGAGATTTCAAGCTGGAGAAAGGCGCCGCTGTTAAGTGGAAGGCGGAGTTCGGAGAGAGTCTCAAGAGCTGCGTCATCGTCGCATTCCGTTCAGCGACGGTGAACACTTCAGCAATCGACGGCGACGCGGAGACCGATTCAGAGTTCGTCTCTAGTTTAAAGACGCGCGTGGTGTGGACGATCAGCGCGTTGATGGCGGCGTCCACGCGCCACTACCAGATGAGAGATTTGGTGAAGGAGCACAAGGAGATGGAGAAGTTGACCGTGCGCGACAGAGATGGGGAAGGTACGGTGGTGATGGACGCGGCGGGGATGAAAGAATACAGAGAGACGGAGGCGCGTGGGGATGAGAAAGTGTCGCGGGAACGCACGGTGGTTCCCAACGTGAGGATGAGTATGAGAAACGCGCCGTCGCTGAAGCTGGAGAGCGGGATTTGTTTAGAAGCGGCGACGCTCGTTGTCGTAAGGCTGCCGAGTGGTGTGGCTTCCGATGCCGACGATGCTGAGCTGGCGACGGGGGCGTTCGGTGATTGTATGTACGGAGAAGCCGTTGCGGCTTTGCTCAAGCGTAGGAGAAATGTGTTAGAGATGAATTCTTTTTAG